From Arachis stenosperma cultivar V10309 chromosome 2, arast.V10309.gnm1.PFL2, whole genome shotgun sequence, one genomic window encodes:
- the LOC130963408 gene encoding glutathione S-transferase T3-like — MDPNQLNSFFNYLQNFPQISNTQQSQTSNSQVPNQNFTPPNTFQNPNPQNLSNFNFQAPYNNQFPIFQPQNQNSQTPHFPFSSIFNPSIGNVTPTSLPFPTQFSASRHNSSGVGGSSNPSSQTPIQSSPNSQYSDFANPHGLDAIDLNDDIEDRRQDSIQHWHWKEDEMLISAWLNVSTDPVIGTDQKGETFWSRIHSYCVEFCTDMTRGVVACKKRWYKINKAVAQFAGCYDQASRNIRSGSNADDIKELAYKLYSTNCGQKFTFERHWNMLRLEQKWRSQLPTQSGGSKRTKVSATGAYSSSSNPETPLADEPGVDSPVRPQGSKKSKRRGKGKAQMSEDFSERKSSVVKKLSLMEDIKNVREKELMEREKEREEEKEHRAKMMAIKEKEIQIQAAMKEQELQTQRYIKEMEIKAKEREMDMQILNADTSTMSEKRRALHEIACEKIMAKWFT, encoded by the coding sequence atGGATCCAAACCAACTCAACTCTTTCTTCAATTACTTACAAAACTTTCCTCAAATTTCAAATACCCAACAATCTCAAACCTCAAACTCTCAAGTTCCAAATCAAAACTTCACACCACCAAATACATTTCAAAATCCAAATCCACAAAATCtttctaatttcaattttcaagctccttataataatcaatttccTATATTCCAACCGcaaaatcaaaattcacaaaCACCCCATTTTCCATTTTCATCCATATTTAACCCCTCTATCGGAAATGTTACTCCAACTTCCTTGCCGTTTCCAACTCAATTCAGTGCATCAAGACATAACTCATCTGGTGTTGGTGGCTCTTCTAACCCATCCTCTCAGACTCCTATACAATCTAGTCCAAATTCGCAATATTCAGATTTTGCCAACCCTCATGGATTAGATGCTATCGACCTCAATGATGATATTGAAGATCGGAGGCAAGATAGTATTCAACACTGGCATTGGAAAGAGGATGAGATGTTGATCAGTGCATGGTTAAATGTTTCAACTGACCCTGTAATTGGTACCGATCAAAAGGGGGAAACATTTTGGAGTCGAATTCATAGCTACTGTGTAGAATTTTGCACCGACATGACAAGGGGGGTAGTTGCATGTAAGAAACGATGGTATAAGATCAACAAGGCTGTTGCACAATTTGCTGGTTGCTACGATCAAGCTAGTCGAAACATAAGGAGTGGTTCGAACGCTGATGATATAAAGGAGTTGGCTTATAAACTTTATTCCACAAATTGTGGTCAAAAGTTCACTTTTGAGAGGCATTGGAACATGCTTCGGTTGGAGCAAAAATGGAGAAGCCAACTACCTACACAGAGTGGCGGCTCAAAAAGAACCAAGGTTAGTGCAACTGGAGCATACTCATCCTCATCAAACCCAGAAACACCGTTGGCTGACGAACCCGGTGTGGACTCTCCCGTTCGCCCACAAGGATCAAAGAAGAGCAAGCGAAGAGGTAAGGGAAAAGCACAGATGTCTGAAGATTTTAGCGAAAGAAAATCATCGGTTGTCAAAAAATtatctctcatggaagatatTAAGAATGTTAGAGAAAAGGAACTAATggaaagggaaaaagaaagagaagaggagaagGAACATAGAGCAAAGATGATGGCAATCAAAGAGAAGGAGATACAAATTCAAGCGgcaatgaaagaacaagaattaCAAACTCAGAGGTATATTAAAGAAATGGAGataaaagcaaaagaaagggaAATGGATATGCAAATACTTAATGCTGACACGTCTACAATGAGTGAGAAACGACGAGCTCTTCATGAGATTGCATGTGAGAAAATAATGGCCAAGTGGTTTACTTAA
- the LOC130963407 gene encoding uncharacterized protein LOC130963407, translating to MAKNFDDMFNEALYGKRRRQDNTLIDNWIDEYLLEDSEEEDIDRSPIPITRRWINRDREAGHDRLFQDYFADEPVYNADIFRRRFRMRRDVFLRIVDALSNVYPYFHQRVDATGRRGLSPLQKCTAAIRMLAYGVAADAVDDYVRIGESTTIECLEKFVEGVISVFQDEYLRKPNPDDVHRLLQMAEGRGFPGMLGSIDCMHWQWKNCPKAWKGMYMSGYRGVATIVLEVVASSDLWIWHAFFGVSGSNNDINVLDRSPVFDDILNDRAPEVNYTINGNNYTMGYYLADGIYPEWAKFVKSISKPQGEKRKLFAQYQEGQRKDVERAFGVLQARFAIIRGPARFWEKKKLANIMRACIILHNMIVEDERDTYAGNFAQGLEYDDVENGLSQPQLGEEDFAPYHQFLQRNAQLRNRQQHRQLKEDLIEHIWQFHNACRQL from the coding sequence ATGGCTAAAAATTTTGATGATATGTTTAATGAGGCTTTGTATGGTAAAAGAAGACGGCAAGATAACACACTGATAGATAATTGGATCGATGAGTATTTACTCGAAGattcagaagaagaagatatcgATAGAAGCCCTATCCCAATTACTCGTAGATGGATCAACAGAGATCGAGAAGCAGGACATGATCGCCTTTTTCAAGATTACTTTGCAGATGAACCGGTGTATAATGCTGACATTTTTCGACGGAGATTTCGAATGAGAAGAGATGTGTTCCTTCGGATAGTAGACGCTCTCTCAAACGTCTATCCGTATTTCCACCAGAGGGTTGAtgcaactggaagaagaggctTGTCGCCACTTCAGAAATGTACCGCTGCGATACGGATGTTAGCATACGGCGTAGCAGCTGATGCTGTTGATGATTATGTGCGCATAGGCGAGAGCACTACAATTGAATGCTTGGAAAAATTTGTTGAAGGTGTCATTTCTGTGTTCCAGGATGAATACTTGCGAAAACCCAATCCAGATGACGTACACCGCCTGCTACAAATGGCGGAGGGTCGTGGCTTCCCTGGCATGTTGGGTAGCATTGACTGCATGCATTGGCAATGGAAAAATTGTCCAAAGGCGTGGAAAGGTATGTACATGAGTGGTTATCGTGGGGTTGCAACCATTGTACTTGAGGTTGTAGCATCTTCAGACCTTTGGATATGGCATGCGTTCTTTGGAGTTTCTGGTTCAAACAACGATATCAACGTGTTAGATCGTTCTCCAGTATTTGATGACATTCTAAATGATCGTGCTCCGGAGGTAAATTATACTATTAATGGTAACAATTATACAATGGGATACTACTTAGCAGATGGTATTTATCCTGAATGGGCCAAATTTGTCAAATCAATCTCAAAGCCACAAGGGGAGAAACGCAAGTTATTTGCACAATATCAAGAAGGGCAAAGAAAAGATGTGGAACGAGCATTCGGAGTGTTGCAAGCACGCTTTGCAATTATACGTGGTCCAGCTCGTTTTTGggaaaagaagaagcttgccaACATAATGAGAGCTTGTATTATATTGCATAATATGATTGTTGAGGATGAAAGAGACACTTATGCAGGAAATTTTGCTCAAGGCTTAGAGTATGATGATGTTGAAAATGGATTATCACAACCTCAGCTGGGAGAAGAAGATTTTGCACCATACCATCAATTTCTCCAAAGAAATGCCCAACTTCGAAATAGGCAGCAGCATAGACAATTGAAAGAGGACTTGATTGAACACATATGGCAATTTCACAATGCTTGTCGTCAACTGTAg